GTTGATAGTAAAGTTGGGGATGGTGACATTGAACCTGTTGATGTGTTAGAGGGTAAAAGGGAAGTACCTTTTGAAAGGTTACAAGGGAAGCAAAGTAAAGGATTTAAGAAGGGTAAGATAACAATTATATAGAGTTATATGATATTATGATTTATGTGAATAAGCAAATTTGCACTTGCTTATTTAAATATCAGTGTTAATAATATTCCTATAGAGATGGTAATAATGGTTGTGAACATCCATTTGTGAAGTTTTAATTTATTATCAAATTCGGATAAAGTTTTATTAAGTTCCATTTTATTAATTTCCATGTCTTTTCTAACAAGAGCAATCTCATTGCTAACGTTATCAATTTTATTGTCAAGGTCTTTAATATCAGATTTTAATTCATTTCTAACATTATCAATTTTGTTATTTAAGTTATTCTCAACGTTGTCAATTTTATTGTCAAGTTCATTGAATTTATTATCAATTTTATTATCAAGGTCTTTAATATCAGATTTTAGTTCATTTCTAACATTATTAATTTTATTATCAAGCTCATTAAATTTATTGTCAATTTTGTTATTTAAATTATTCTCAACGTTGTCAATTTTATTGTCAAGTTCATTGAATTTATTGTCAATTTTGTTATTTAAGTTATTCTCAACAATATTAATTTTGTTATCGAGTTCATTAAATTTGTTATCAATTTTGTTATCGAGTTCATTGAACTTATTGTCAATTTTGTTGTCAAGCTCAGTTTTTACAGCTTTAATTTCAGACTGTAAATTTGCTTCAACCTTTTGAATTTCAGATTGTAAACTTGCTTCAACTTTTTGAATTTCTGCTTGTAACATCCCTTCAACTTTTTCAAGTTTTATATCAAAGTTTTCTTTTAAAAACTCAATGTCTTTGTAAGTAAGTTCATTGCGGTAATATCTGTAAGATAAATCAATAGCAATATCTTTGTTAATGCCGGCTTTAGTAAGTTCGGCTATAACCATTTGCTGAGTAATTACTGGTTGAGGAAGTCCCATGATAGTCTCCTTGAGTATAATTATACAGTAAAAGTAGGTAAATTGGAAGAGATATGTGTATAGGATACTAATATATACTAATGGGTGTTATTCTGAGGGGGTTTTCAAATTATAAGAATAGTAGCGTTTAGTATAGAGGTGTTTAGTACAGTGGAGAGGTAAGGAAAATATTTTTTTGCAGCGATTTTTATATCTTTTAAAGAGTAGTAAATATTTTATTTAATTTAAATTTAATCTATGTTAGAATAATTTTCTAAATCAATTAGTGAATATTATGAAAGTTTCAAATTATATTTGATTTGTCTATAGCTTATTATAAAGAGTGTTATCTATTGTAAAGTTAGAGTTAGTAAAATTTTTGTTATTGAGTTTTGTACTGTTTGATGTGAAGAAGTAATTTTGTTAGGCTTTATTGTGAATTAGTCCGTAGTGTA
This genomic stretch from Borrelia coriaceae harbors:
- the bdr gene encoding Bdr family repetitive protein — translated: MGLPQPVITQQMVIAELTKAGINKDIAIDLSYRYYRNELTYKDIEFLKENFDIKLEKVEGMLQAEIQKVEASLQSEIQKVEANLQSEIKAVKTELDNKIDNKFNELDNKIDNKFNELDNKINIVENNLNNKIDNKFNELDNKIDNVENNLNNKIDNKFNELDNKINNVRNELKSDIKDLDNKIDNKFNELDNKIDNVENNLNNKIDNVRNELKSDIKDLDNKIDNVSNEIALVRKDMEINKMELNKTLSEFDNKLKLHKWMFTTIITISIGILLTLIFK